Within the uncultured Methanobrevibacter sp. genome, the region TTAATTAACTGTAGGTGATTGTATGAAACGATTTACAAAAATGGAATATGAAAGTCCAGACGACATGGTTTTTGGATTTGCAAAACATCCTGTAAAAACCAAATATGATATGGAAATTGGAGCAGGATATGTAAACCCAATAATAAAAGTAGCTCCTAAAGAAGGCAGCGAAAATTCCATGGAGAGTATGGTTGCAGAATGCAGAAACATAACAATAAGCGCATGCCAAAGAGCTTTAAATATTGGTCTTCCATCATTTATCATTGAACAGGAACACATTGCCCAACAGACAGCAAACCCTGAATGGGCAGGTGCATGTACCCAGGCACAAGTGGAAGTTCTAGAAAAGTTCCATGATGAATACGGAATCAAAGTTGCCCTTAAGGCAACCCCTGCAGACATAAGGGATGAAGAAAAAGGCTCAAACTATAGAACATCAGAACAATACCAAAACGTGATGGAATCCATTGAACAGTGCTGTGAAAATGGAGCATCAATAATATGTATTGAAACCACAGGAGGAAAATCCGTTTCTGATTACGGTATTTCAAGAGGAGATCCAAGAGCAATACTATTCGGTATCGGTGTTTTAGGAAGCATAGATATGGAATTCATGTGGGAAGAGATTGTAAAAATCTGTAACAAACACAAAGTAATTCCTGGAGGAGACACTAACTGTTCACAGTCCAACACTGCAATGTTTTTAGCAGGAGGATTGCTTGACAAAGACTGTTCACATACCCTTGCCGCAATTGCAAGAGGTATTGGTGGAGCAAACAGTTTAGTTGCTGTTGAATGCGGTGCAAAAGGACCTTTAAAAGATTGCGGATATGAAAACCCGATAGTCAAATCCATCAGTGGAGTTCCAATTGCAACAGAAGGTAAAAATGCAGTTTGTGCACATTCAGACTTGATGGGTAACCTTATTGCAGGAATTTGTGATTGCTGGAGTAATGAATCCGTTTACCACAGAGAGGAAATGGGAGGAACTACTCCTGAAGTATGGCTTCAGGCAACAGGATTTGAAGCTGCATTAATGAATACTGCAATCCAAACAGGAGAAGAAAAAACCTTAAGAGACCTATACACTTTAGCTGACAAATACAGAGATCCTCAAGCATTAATATTGGCATATGATAATGCATACAGAATAGGTGAAGCAATTGTAGAATATGGTGATGATCCATATCAAAGAAGCATTGCCGCTGCACTGGAAGTTGGAAAAATCATAACCGAAGCTGTTGAAGCTAAAAAAATACAGTTAACCAGATTTGAACAAGACAGCTTGAACAGTGCAATCAGAACATTTAATAAATTGCCAGATGACTCATCTAAATTTATTAAACGTAGCGTCAGAAGATACGGTCGTAAAGTAGAAGATTTCGACCCTAAAAATTATGAATTATAAGAGGGATTGAAATGAGTTATAAAGATTTGGAAGATAAAATAACACAAGATAAAATAGCTATCAGATATAATGTTGTCGCTGAAGGAGCTGCTATGAAAGCAGAAGATTATCCTGAAGTAAAAGAAATTTTACCAACAGAAGAACCATTTAGAAAAATAGCTTTAGAAATATTATACGAAGATAAAATTAACGCATTAAAAGATGTTAAAAAATCCCTTGACGAAGGTTATTCCCCAATTGAATTAATCAATAGTGCATTAATGAAAGGAATCGATGCAGTGAGCACATTATATACAAAAGGAGTCTATTTCTTACCTGATTTGATGCTTGCCGGAGATGCAATGATAGAAAGCGTTAAGGAATGTGAAAAAGTCCTTGGTCGTAAAAGCGATACAAAAGGAACAGTAGTATGTTTTGTAGCTGAAGGAGACCCTCATGACATCGGTAAAAACTTAATTTTAATGTTTTTAAGAGCCGGAGGTTTTGAAGCTATTGATTTAGGACGTGATGTAGCGGCCGAAAGAGTCGTGGAAGCTGTAAAAGAATATGACCCATTATTCATGACAGGCACAGCACTTATGACTACAACAATGACTGCATTTCCAAAAGTTGTTGAAGCACTTAAGGAAGAAGGTCTTGAAGTTCCAGCTATCGGATGCGGTGGAGGAGCCGTTAGGAAAGACTATGTTGAAACAATGGATATGACAGTCTACGGTGTTGAAGCATACCACACTCCAAAATTAGCAGATGCTATACTAAATGATAACAAGAATTGGGAAGATTTAAGAAAAGAATACAGTGATATTGTCGGAGAGTTCGTATCCGAATATGCAAGCTAAGATAATATGGCAGAACATACTGGAATTGCAATAGATATTGGAACAAGCGGTATCCGAGCCCAAAGCTATGATTTGACCACTGAAAAAACAATATCTACAGCAATCACCTTAAGACATCCTTTACCTGGTGCAAATGTTATTGACCATTTGCATTTTGCTATTGATGTGGGGCAAAATCAGGCCCATAACTTATTAATTAATGCAATTAATAAAGTCATAAGTAGTTTAGATGTTGAAAATGTTGAAAGATTATCTGTTTGTGGAAATCCAATTCAATTATCTCTTTTTAATAATATTGAAATAAGAGATTTGGCGTATTGGGGAAAAAATGCCCTAAAAAGTCAAAATATCACACCCCCTTCCAGAAAATCAAAAAAAATAAAGGCATCTGAAATCGGATTGAATATCCCTTCCGATGCAGACGTTTATATCCCTCCCGCAATCAAACATGAAGTGGGAGCCGATGCATTGGCAATGCTTTATAAATCAGGAGCCCTGGATAAAGATGAAGATTCTCTGATAATTGATTTTGGAACAAATGCGGAAATGGCATTGATTGTTGAAGGAGAAATTTACACTGCCTCAGCTGCTGCCGGACCGGCAATTGAAGGTCAGACAATTGAAAAAGGAAGATTAGCTTCCCCAAATACAATTTGCGATATCATAAAAGAGGACAATAATTGGAGAATGAGAATCCTTGACGATGACCTGCTCGTTCAAAATGGGGATTTAATCAATCCTCACAATGGAGATACCATTGAAAAAAGTGACATGACAGCCTGCGGAATTACAGGAACAGGAGTAATTGCAGCATTCTGTCTTGGAATTGAAGACGGAATTATTGAAAATGGAGGAATTAAAGAAAATATCTATCTTCAAGATGACATTTATTTAACTGAAAATGATATAAACAACATTGGAAAAGCATTGGGAGCTTTCAGAGCTGCCGAATTGACTTTAGCTGAAAGTTCTGATATTTATTTAGATGAAATTGACTCAGTTTATATGGCCGGAGCATCAGGATTTTATGTTGATGCATTGAAGTCCATGAAAATAGGTCAGATCCCTCCATCTTCAACAGAAGTATTCCAGATTGGAAATACCTCACTTTCAATGGCTAAGGATATTGTTTTAAACCCTGAATTGCTTGATGAACTCCAAGAGATAGCTGACGATATTGAAAATAATCACATAATGCTTGCGACTTCTGAAATTTTTGAAAAAATATATTCCTTGGAATTGGCAATTTATGAAGAGGGACTGCCTTTTGAAAAGTACGAGGAATGGCTTTCAAAATACGGATATCAGGAAATGCCTCCTCTTGAGGAAAACCCCCAAATTCATAAATTATTTGAAAAAGATATATCTGATGCTGGAGATAAACCAATTAAAAGCATTGACATTTCAAATACTATGAAAATAAGCTTTGATAATTGTATTTCATGCATGAAATGCGTAAATAATTGCCCGGAAAATGCATTATCATTAAATAATAATGAATTTAGTCTTAGAAGTGATTTATGTTCAGGGCTCGGATGCTTAAGATGTGTAAGAAACTGCAAAGAGAATGTATTTAAATACAATCAATTTTACAAAAAAAGTGATTAAAATGAATTATAAAGAAAACCTTAAAAATGCACTTACAGGACAAAAAGTTGAGAGAAAACCATTTGTAAGTGTAACCCAACTTGGAACAATAGATGCAATGAATCATTATGGTCTAAAATGGCCGGATGCACATAAAGATGCCAATCAAATGGCTACACTTGCAAGCTCATTATATGAACTTGCAGGACTTGAATGTGCAAGATTGCCATTCTGTCTAACTGTAGAAGCAGAAGCTTTGGGATGTGACGTTAATCTTGGAAGTAATGAAAGGGTTCCAGAGGTTGAAATTTCACCATTTGAATATGCTGATGATATTGAAGCTACAGATGATTTCACCAAAAGAGGAAGAATACCCGTTGTTTTAGAAGCAATTGATATTTTAAAAGAAAAATATGAAGAATTGCCAATAATTGTTGGAATTACCGGTCCATTCACATTAACAGGGCATCTGCTTGGAATTGAAAATCTTGTAAGATACATGAAAACAGATATTGAAGAAGTGGAAATAGCAGTTGAAAACTGTGTTGATGTAAGCATGGACTACATTGAAGAAATCCAGAATCATGGAGCAGACGTAATATGTGTTAACGAACCGACTGCATCTCCAGAATTAATAGCGCCAGATGATTTTAAATCATTGATTAAACCTAATTTAGAAGATTTGGCAGATTATATTGAAGTATTGAAAGTATTACACATCTGCGGATCCACACAACCGATTATTAAAGATATGGCAACTTGCGGATTTGATGGAATCAGTGTTGAAGAGGCAGTTGACATTCCTCAGGCACAAAAGGAAATAATCGAAGACAATTGCGTTATCCTTGGAAATATTTCAACTTCAAAAACATTGCTCAGCGGCAATTCAGAGGAAGTTAAAGGAGATGTTAAAAAAGCAATTGACGATGGAATTGATATTCTCGCCCCAAGTTGTGGAATTGCTCCAAATACTCCATTAGACAACATTAAAGCCGCAATCAGTGAGCGAAATGAATATTTTAATCTTTAATGTTGAATGAAACAAAAATAGTTGCAATAGAAGAATCTTGGCCAAAGCCATATTCTTCTTTTAAATATTCATCACTTGGTGTTGATGGAGATGATGAAATAACTTCAGACACATTATCAAAATCATCCAATTCCGGAAAAGGTACAGGAGGTAAAACAAAATACTCATTGCCTTTTTCCAAATTATGATTATGCAAAACATCCTTAAATATTATAAAATCATCACTTAAAAACTGAACGTCTTCATCATCCAAAAATTCCTCTTTTTGAGAATCAGTGAAAATATCATGACCTAAAACTTCACCGTCAAACATTAAAAGCAGGGTTGGTGTTGGAGGTGGTCTGAAAAATCCCTTTTTAAAAATAACCAATGATACCTCTCTTTTAAAGCATTCCTGAATACCCTTATTGAAAAGAGGAATCAACTCTTCTCGACGACGGGATTCAAAATCAATGATTTTTAAAATATTTTCAGGAGTTAATCTTTCAACACGAATAACTCCATCCAAATTCGACAGCAGCTCAATAATTTCCTGCATGACAATTACCTTATGCAATCCGGACAAATTCCCAAATAAGGCGCTACAGCTTTTTTAATATCAGAAGAAACTTTATTCACACCATTATTTGCATCAATAACTTCACAGGTATAATTTTTAGCCAAATTCAAGTAATTTTCCTTAACTCCAGTTAGGAATTCCTCATTTTCAAAAGTATCTTTACCAGAGGTTCTTGCAACTGATTTAGCAACATCCAAATCCAATAAAATTATCAAATCCGGTTTTTTAGCATATCTGTTTAAAACTTCAACCCATTCTGCAGGTTCCTGATAAGCCAAACTTGAAATAAATGACCTGTCTGAAATTATAATTTTAGATTCATCTTCCAATCTGTCCATTATTAGCATCCTGTCGGCTGCAAACAAAAGTGCCAATGTTTTTTGTAATCTTTCGGTTGTTGCATCAGGACGCTGTAAAATTTCGCGGATTAGTTTACCCACTTCTGAATCGGTCGGTTCGACCAATGTGTCAACTCTAAATCCATTTGCTTCCAGCCATTCCTTTAACATTTGAATTTGGGTGGATTTTCCCGCACCGTCAATTCCTTCAAATACTATGTACATAACATAGAATATGTTTTAATTTAATATATAATTAATTACAGAGATATAAATGTATAATCTATGCAAGGTGTTTTAATAAAATGGTTTTAGAAGAATTATTGGCCCCAGCAGGCTCATATGAAGTATTGGTTATTGCAGTTAATGCAGGAGCTGATGCAGTTTATATTGCTGGGCAAAATTATGGTGCAAGAGCTTACGCTAAAAACTTCACAATGGAAGAAATTGAAAAGGCAGTCAATTATGCTCATTTAAATGGTGTTAAAATCCATGTTACGGTCAATACTCTGGTTAACAATTTTGAAATTGTTGACGTATTACAGTATCTCTTTAAACTATATCAGATTGGAGTGGATGCAGTTATTGTACAGGATTTAGGATTAATATGGCTTTTAAAAACATTCATTCCAGATTTGGAAGTTCATGCATCAACACAAATGGGCTTAAACAATTATCCTTCCATCAAATGGGCAAGTAAAAATAATATCAAAAGAGTCGTACTTCCAAGAGAGGTAACAATAGACGAAATCAAACAAACAAACCTCCAGCTTAAACAGGACAACATTAATATGGACATTGAGGTATTCGGCCACGGAGCTCTTTGTTATTGTGTTAGCGGAAAATGTTATATATCATCATATAACAGCGGAAGAAGCGGAAACAGAGGAGCCTGTGCCCAGCCGTGCAGACGTGAATACAGATTAAAATATAGAGGATACAATATTGGAAACGG harbors:
- the mtaB gene encoding methanol--corrinoid protein co-methyltransferase MtaB; its protein translation is MKRFTKMEYESPDDMVFGFAKHPVKTKYDMEIGAGYVNPIIKVAPKEGSENSMESMVAECRNITISACQRALNIGLPSFIIEQEHIAQQTANPEWAGACTQAQVEVLEKFHDEYGIKVALKATPADIRDEEKGSNYRTSEQYQNVMESIEQCCENGASIICIETTGGKSVSDYGISRGDPRAILFGIGVLGSIDMEFMWEEIVKICNKHKVIPGGDTNCSQSNTAMFLAGGLLDKDCSHTLAAIARGIGGANSLVAVECGAKGPLKDCGYENPIVKSISGVPIATEGKNAVCAHSDLMGNLIAGICDCWSNESVYHREEMGGTTPEVWLQATGFEAALMNTAIQTGEEKTLRDLYTLADKYRDPQALILAYDNAYRIGEAIVEYGDDPYQRSIAAALEVGKIITEAVEAKKIQLTRFEQDSLNSAIRTFNKLPDDSSKFIKRSVRRYGRKVEDFDPKNYEL
- the mtaC gene encoding methanol--corrinoid protein MtaC, with protein sequence MSYKDLEDKITQDKIAIRYNVVAEGAAMKAEDYPEVKEILPTEEPFRKIALEILYEDKINALKDVKKSLDEGYSPIELINSALMKGIDAVSTLYTKGVYFLPDLMLAGDAMIESVKECEKVLGRKSDTKGTVVCFVAEGDPHDIGKNLILMFLRAGGFEAIDLGRDVAAERVVEAVKEYDPLFMTGTALMTTTMTAFPKVVEALKEEGLEVPAIGCGGGAVRKDYVETMDMTVYGVEAYHTPKLADAILNDNKNWEDLRKEYSDIVGEFVSEYAS
- a CDS encoding methylamine methyltransferase corrinoid protein reductive activase, coding for MAEHTGIAIDIGTSGIRAQSYDLTTEKTISTAITLRHPLPGANVIDHLHFAIDVGQNQAHNLLINAINKVISSLDVENVERLSVCGNPIQLSLFNNIEIRDLAYWGKNALKSQNITPPSRKSKKIKASEIGLNIPSDADVYIPPAIKHEVGADALAMLYKSGALDKDEDSLIIDFGTNAEMALIVEGEIYTASAAAGPAIEGQTIEKGRLASPNTICDIIKEDNNWRMRILDDDLLVQNGDLINPHNGDTIEKSDMTACGITGTGVIAAFCLGIEDGIIENGGIKENIYLQDDIYLTENDINNIGKALGAFRAAELTLAESSDIYLDEIDSVYMAGASGFYVDALKSMKIGQIPPSSTEVFQIGNTSLSMAKDIVLNPELLDELQEIADDIENNHIMLATSEIFEKIYSLELAIYEEGLPFEKYEEWLSKYGYQEMPPLEENPQIHKLFEKDISDAGDKPIKSIDISNTMKISFDNCISCMKCVNNCPENALSLNNNEFSLRSDLCSGLGCLRCVRNCKENVFKYNQFYKKSD
- the mtaA gene encoding methylcobamide:CoM methyltransferase MtaA — translated: MNYKENLKNALTGQKVERKPFVSVTQLGTIDAMNHYGLKWPDAHKDANQMATLASSLYELAGLECARLPFCLTVEAEALGCDVNLGSNERVPEVEISPFEYADDIEATDDFTKRGRIPVVLEAIDILKEKYEELPIIVGITGPFTLTGHLLGIENLVRYMKTDIEEVEIAVENCVDVSMDYIEEIQNHGADVICVNEPTASPELIAPDDFKSLIKPNLEDLADYIEVLKVLHICGSTQPIIKDMATCGFDGISVEEAVDIPQAQKEIIEDNCVILGNISTSKTLLSGNSEEVKGDVKKAIDDGIDILAPSCGIAPNTPLDNIKAAISERNEYFNL
- the tmk gene encoding dTMP kinase, giving the protein MYIVFEGIDGAGKSTQIQMLKEWLEANGFRVDTLVEPTDSEVGKLIREILQRPDATTERLQKTLALLFAADRMLIMDRLEDESKIIISDRSFISSLAYQEPAEWVEVLNRYAKKPDLIILLDLDVAKSVARTSGKDTFENEEFLTGVKENYLNLAKNYTCEVIDANNGVNKVSSDIKKAVAPYLGICPDCIR